The Macrotis lagotis isolate mMagLag1 chromosome 6, bilby.v1.9.chrom.fasta, whole genome shotgun sequence genome includes a window with the following:
- the NDUFB3 gene encoding NADH dehydrogenase [ubiquinone] 1 beta subcomplex subunit 3 isoform X1, with protein MVQDMAHGHEHGHGHGHGKIELPDYKQWTIEGTPLQRIQERLAKQGLKDPWARNEVWRYKGHFGKPATLWAALTRGFKWGFGAFLVAVGVEYFLTAPKNEEEHSSGH; from the exons ATGGTTCAGG ACATGGCTCATGGACACGAACATGGACATGGTCATGGTCATGGAAAAATTGAACTCCCTGATTACAAACAGTGGACAATAGAAGGAACACCACTCCAGCGAATCCAGGAGAGATTGGCCAAACAAGGTCTCAAGGATCCATGGGCTCG cAATGAAGTTTGGCGATACAAGGGTCATTTTGGAAAACCTGCTACTTTGTGGGCTGCTTTGACAAGAGGATTCAAATGgggttttggagcatttttagtAGCTGTTGGAGTAGAATATTTCCTAACTGCTCCAAAGAATGAGGAAGAACATTCTTCTGGACACTGA
- the NDUFB3 gene encoding NADH dehydrogenase [ubiquinone] 1 beta subcomplex subunit 3 isoform X2, whose translation MAHGHEHGHGHGHGKIELPDYKQWTIEGTPLQRIQERLAKQGLKDPWARNEVWRYKGHFGKPATLWAALTRGFKWGFGAFLVAVGVEYFLTAPKNEEEHSSGH comes from the exons ATGGCTCATGGACACGAACATGGACATGGTCATGGTCATGGAAAAATTGAACTCCCTGATTACAAACAGTGGACAATAGAAGGAACACCACTCCAGCGAATCCAGGAGAGATTGGCCAAACAAGGTCTCAAGGATCCATGGGCTCG cAATGAAGTTTGGCGATACAAGGGTCATTTTGGAAAACCTGCTACTTTGTGGGCTGCTTTGACAAGAGGATTCAAATGgggttttggagcatttttagtAGCTGTTGGAGTAGAATATTTCCTAACTGCTCCAAAGAATGAGGAAGAACATTCTTCTGGACACTGA